In one window of Megalops cyprinoides isolate fMegCyp1 chromosome 24, fMegCyp1.pri, whole genome shotgun sequence DNA:
- the stard3nl gene encoding STARD3 N-terminal-like protein yields MAAASAVSVDVTAPAPEPLEAGEKKGISDVRRTFCLFVTFDLLFITLLWIIELNVNGKIQDRLKEEVLHYDYHASFFDIFVLAVFRFAVLILAYAACRLRHWWAIAITTAVSSAFLIVKVILSKLLSQGALGYLLPITSFILAWIETWFLDFKVLPQEAEDESRLLPVMDGPVQPPFMHSGLPSEGQFYSPPESVADSDEDGEDENDQKRLL; encoded by the exons ATGGCCGCTGCCTCAGCTGTCAGTGTGGACGTGACCGCCCCTGCGCCAGAGCCTCTGGAGGCCGGTGAGAAGAAGGGCATCTCTGACGTCAGGAGGACTTTCTGCCTCTTTGTCACCTTCGACCTCCTCTTCATCACCCTGCTGTGGATCATAGAGCTCAAT GTCAATGGAAAAATCCAGGATAGGTTGAAAGAGGAAGTCCTGCATTATGATTACCACGCCTCCTTCTTTGATATATTT GTGCTGGCTGTGTTCCGCTTTGCTGTCCTCATCCTGGCCTACGCTGCCTGCAGACTACGCCACTGGTGGGCCATCGCG ATAACAACAGCTGTCTCCAGTGCCTTCTTAATAGTCAAAGTTATTCTGTCAAAG CTCCTATCCCAGGGTGCCTTGGGCTACCTGCTGCCCATCACGTCCTTCATCCTGGCCTGGATAGAGACCTGGTTCCTGGACTTCAAGGTCCTGCCCCAGGAGGCTGAGGATGAAAGCA GGCTACTGCCAGTCATGGATGGCCCGGTGCAACCCCCCTTTATGCACTCCGGTTTGCCGTCTGAAGGACAGTTCTACTCCCCCCCAGAATCTGTAGCAG ATTCTGATGAGGATGGAGAAGACGAGAATGACCAGAAGAGGCTTCTTTAA
- the LOC118771562 gene encoding immunoglobulin lambda-like polypeptide 1, with translation CLWDGSKVFGSGTKLIVTGESVRRPDVIPYPPSKENNGKKTLVCLARDMFPKVLKFKWDVEASDGTKTPVKDSVGQVEQQGENYIASMMTIDASKVEKNNYFCSVEHEAIATGDATQKKIPKEKVPDAAPKSKCPPLTNGTDPAPILKIIEGSFEQTRSLYLATLTYTLMILKGVAYLSVVSVVTYRRTSGSGPVF, from the exons GCGAAAGTGTTCGCAGGCCAGATGTGATTCCTTATCCACCATCCAAGGAAAACAATGGGAAGAAAACCTTGGTGTGTCTCGCCAGAGACATGTTTCCAAAAGTACTCAAATTCAAGTGGGACGTGGAGGCTAGCGACGGCACGAAGACCCCCGTTAAGGACAGTGTGGGACAAGTGGAACAGCAGGGGGAGAACTACATCGCCAGTATGATGACAATAGATGCAAGCAAGGTGGAAAAGAATAACTACTTTTGTTCTGTGGAGCACGAAGCTATTGCGACGGGGGATGCCACTCAAAAAAAAATACCGAAAG AGAAGGTTCCTGACGCTGCACCGAAGTCCAAATGTCCGCCGCTCACGAATGGTACAGACCCAGCTCCGATACTCAAGATCATAGAGG GATCCTTTGAGCAAACTCGGAGCCTGTACCTAGCGACGCTCACGTACACCTTGATGATACTGAAGGGCGTGGCTTACCTCAGCGTGGTGTCCGTCGTAACGTACAGGAGGACCAGCGGTAGCGGCCCTGTATTCTGA